Proteins from a genomic interval of Salmo salar chromosome ssa14, Ssal_v3.1, whole genome shotgun sequence:
- the LOC123726711 gene encoding apomucin-like has protein sequence MSMFTYFSKQCGCPQALCNHPKVFKIRGQVAPGTTGKGQVWSQTSVRNPGTTGKGQVWSQTSVRNPGTTGKGQVWSQTSVRNPGTTGKGQVWPQTSVRNPGTTGKGQVWSQTSVRNPGTTGEGQVWSQTSVRNPGTTGKGQVWSQTSVRNPGTTGKGQVWSQTSVRNPGTTGARFGQVWFQTYVQI, from the exons ATGAGTATGTTTACATACTTCAGCAAACAGTGTGGGTGTCCTCAAGCACTTTGCAATCACCCCAAAGTGTTCAAAATCAGAGGTCAAGTGGCGCCAGGTACCACAGGGAAAGGCCAGGTGTGGTCTCAGACCTCTGTTAGGAACCCAGGTACCACAGGGAAAGGCCAAGTGTGGTCTCAGACCTCTGTTAGGAACCCAGGTACCACAGGGAAAGGCCAGGTGTGGTCTCAGACCTCTGTTAGGAACCCAGGTACCACAGGGAAAGGCCAGGTGTGGCCTCAGACCTCTGTTAGGAACCCAGGTACCACAGGGAAAGGCCAGGTGTGGTCTCAGACCTCTGTTAGGAACCCAGGTACCACAGGGGAAGGCCAGGTGTGGTCTCAGACCTCTGTTAGGAACCCAGGTACCACAGGGAAAGGCCAGGTGTGGTCTCAGACCTCTGTTAGGAACCCAGGTACCACAGGGAAAGGCCAGGTGTGGTCTCAGACCTCTGTTAGGAACCCAG GTACCACAGGGGCCAGATTTGGCCAGGTGTGGTTTCAGACCTACGTTCAGATATAA